The following are from one region of the bacterium genome:
- a CDS encoding aldolase/citrate lyase family protein, translated as MSKKHPNEALFAGEKPFPIIPACEHFAGSEKLITKAMELQNTKGGVFDITMDCEDGAPTGKEKEHAEMIVGMAKGPLNKYKMAGARIHDYTNAYWKQDVDTLVGGAGNELAYITIPKPTAVSQVKEMIGYIQEVAKKGGVKREIPIHVLVETHGALKDAFEIAALPWMQVLDFGLMDFVSGHHGAIPDSCMRSPGQFEHALIFRAKATVCAAALANGIIPAHNVTLDLKDAEKTKADALRARNEFGFLRMWSIYPTQIDAIVAAMMPDHSMIEKGSQILLAAQEANWGPIQFEGELHDRATYRYYWELVQSAKIGGQKLPEAAEKAFFG; from the coding sequence GCGAGAAGCCCTTCCCGATCATTCCGGCCTGCGAGCATTTCGCCGGCAGCGAGAAGCTGATCACCAAGGCGATGGAACTGCAAAACACCAAGGGCGGCGTCTTCGACATCACGATGGACTGCGAAGACGGCGCGCCGACCGGCAAGGAGAAGGAGCACGCCGAGATGATCGTCGGCATGGCCAAGGGCCCGCTCAACAAATACAAGATGGCCGGCGCCCGGATTCACGACTACACCAATGCCTACTGGAAGCAGGACGTCGACACCCTGGTCGGCGGCGCCGGCAACGAGCTGGCTTACATCACCATCCCCAAGCCGACCGCGGTCAGCCAGGTGAAGGAGATGATCGGCTATATTCAAGAGGTGGCCAAGAAGGGCGGCGTGAAGCGCGAGATCCCGATCCATGTTCTGGTCGAAACTCACGGCGCGTTGAAGGATGCCTTCGAGATCGCGGCCCTGCCTTGGATGCAGGTCCTCGACTTCGGCTTGATGGACTTCGTCTCCGGCCACCACGGCGCGATCCCCGATTCCTGCATGCGCTCGCCCGGCCAATTCGAGCACGCGCTGATCTTCCGGGCCAAGGCGACGGTTTGCGCCGCCGCGCTGGCCAACGGCATCATCCCGGCTCACAACGTGACGCTGGATCTCAAGGACGCCGAGAAGACCAAGGCCGACGCCCTTCGGGCCCGCAATGAGTTCGGCTTCCTGCGGATGTGGTCGATCTATCCCACTCAAATCGACGCCATCGTCGCCGCGATGATGCCCGATCACTCGATGATCGAGAAGGGCAGCCAGATCCTGCTCGCCGCCCAAGAGGCCAACTGGGGTCCGATCCAATTCGAAGGCGAGCTCCACGACCGCGCCACCTACCGCTATTACTGGGAGCTGGTGCAGTCGGCCAAGATCGGCGGCCAGAAATTGCCGGAGGCGGCCGAGAAGGCTTTTTTCGGTTAA